The sequence TTTTTACAGGAGGACAAAGTAACATTAACGAACTAGCCGAGTCGGTCGTTGCTAGAAAGTATGCGATCGCTCGCGGTGTTTCAGAAAGCAATATTTTAACTGAAAGCCAGTCGCGAACTACATATCAAAATCTTTACTATGCTAAGCAGGTAGCTCAAAAGCGGAATTTAACAAGATTTGTAATTGTAAGCGATCCTTTACACATGAAACGAGCCATGTTAATGGCCAAAGATTTACAAATCAACGCTTATCCATCAGCCACACCTACCACAAGATATAAAAGTATCGAAAATAAACTTCCCTTCTTGGCACGGGAAACATATTTTTATATGTACTACAAGATTGTGAGATGGTTGCGCCCATTTATATCAATAAATAATCTTTAAAATATATTTGCGAAGCTACAAAGCAGATGAGCATAATAAATTGAACAAAAAACCTAACCTTCCAACCTAATCCCCGGAGGGGGGATCGAGCCACACCTTTGCTACCTGTAAAAGAGAAATATTATGTTTAATTAGCCGATAAGCTGAACTATATTAGTCGAATCAGGCACTTTAATATCCGCCGACAAAAAACTACAAAAGATGAGCGATTCAAAAGCAAAAAACAAAAAGCCAACCGAAGCTAAAAAATCTCTACTGCGCGAACGCGCCGAAAAGCAGTTTACGCAAGAACTAGAGGAACTAGCTAAAGTTGATAATCGCCAGCATCCGCGTAGCTGGAACCTATCCCCTTGGGCGGTGACAAAGTATGTATCGGGTAGGAAACTAAAGAATGGGTTTGAAGTATCGCCCAAGGGGATAGGCGATCGCCGCATCATTGAAATTGCCGTCGCCACACTCACAACCGACCGCGCCTTACTGCTTATCGGCGTCCCCGATACAGGTAAATCCTGGGCCTCCGAACACTTAGCAGGAGCAATTTCGAGCGATTCCACCCTCCTCATCGAGGGTACTGCTGGCACAAGCGAAGAAGCCATCGGCTACGGCTGGAACTGTGCGCGTCTGTTAGCAGATGGCCCCTCTATGCAAGCATTAGTTGCCAGCCCCTTAATGCGGGCAATGGAAGATGGTAAAATAGCCCGCGTCGAAGAACTTACCTGCATCCCCGCTGATGTTCAAGACACCCTCATTACAGCCGTTGTTGAAAAGACACTCCCCATTCGCGAAATGGGGGAAGAAGTGCAAGCCACCAAAGGGTTTAGCGTCATAGCGACAGCCAACGATCGCAGCAAAGGAGTAGACAACCTTTCTAGCGCCCTCAAGCGTCGTTTTAATACCGTTGCCCTGCCATTGCCCAAAAGAGTAGAAGAAGAAGTCGATATTGTGCAACGCAGCGTTGCACGTCTGGAACGCGCTTGGGAACTGCCAGCCGAACCACCAGCATTAGCAGAAGTCCGTCGCATAGTAACTATTTTCCGCGAACTGCGTAGCGGTGTAACTGCTGATGGGAAGACTAAAATTAAATCTCCCAGCAGTACACTTAGTACGGGTGAGGCTATCTCCGTCGTCAACAGTGGCTTGGCACTGGAGGCGGATTTCGGGGATGGATACCTGCGTGCTGGAGATGTAGCCTCTGGACTTATCGGCGCAGTTATAAAAGATCCTGTACAAGACCGTGTTGTATGGCGCGAGTATCTAGAGACAGTGGCCAAGGAACGAGAGGGGTGGAAAGATCTGTATCGCACCTGCCGAGAAGGCGGATAAGCGCTAAGACAAATTCATCCTTTATGGGCGATCGCCTTTAACAAATAATAATAAAAATGAACAACTTTAGTGTTGTTTACCCAAAATTGCGTTTAATTATTGACCCAACTTGATATGCCCTCAACAGAACCATCTCAAGACCATCCAACACCTTCCGATCTTCCAGAAAGTTGCCCGAACTCTAGTGAAGAGACACCAGATCCAACTGAAGGTCATTTATTTATTGTTCAAGACGATGCGGGACGGCGGCGGTTTGTTTTGGAGAGTGAAGTTTATTCAATTGGCAGAGAACGCACTTGTGATATCCGCCTATTTTCGCAGTTTGTCTCGCGCCACCACGCTACTTTGGTGCGGGTTGTACATGAAGATGGAACAGACTCCTATAGGATTGTGGATGGCAGTCTCGACGGTCAGCCTAGCGCTAACGGTTTGCTGATTAATGGTAACAAGTTTAAAACTTACGATTTGGAAAATGAAGAAGAGATTGTCTTTGGCCCCCAAGTTAGAGCTGTTTATTACAGAGTAGTTCGTCAGGGTTCTCAAGAGCTATCGGGCTAAAGCAGTAATATTCTTTTGTAAAGAGGGTCAACTTTTAGGTTGCTGCCGTTATAAACGCGAATGCCAATAGCGTTCGATCAAAATTAATTGTAGGTTGGTCGAACGATAGTAAAACTCAACAAAGTTGGGTTTCGTTCCTCAAGCCAACCTACTTATTAGCTGGTGTGAGATGTAGGTTTAAATAACCTTGATCTTAAGTAATGACAATGCTGGAGACCAAGGTTATATTGGCAAAATAGGAATG comes from Microcoleus sp. FACHB-831 and encodes:
- a CDS encoding FHA domain-containing protein: MPSTEPSQDHPTPSDLPESCPNSSEETPDPTEGHLFIVQDDAGRRRFVLESEVYSIGRERTCDIRLFSQFVSRHHATLVRVVHEDGTDSYRIVDGSLDGQPSANGLLINGNKFKTYDLENEEEIVFGPQVRAVYYRVVRQGSQELSG
- a CDS encoding YdcF family protein is translated as MKKRKAPSKIRIVLIVISTIIVTIGYLAGSIYFYDSKLTTSGGDAAIVLGAAVWGEEPSPVFRERINHAIDLYKSDLVQDIIFTGGQSNINELAESVVARKYAIARGVSESNILTESQSRTTYQNLYYAKQVAQKRNLTRFVIVSDPLHMKRAMLMAKDLQINAYPSATPTTRYKSIENKLPFLARETYFYMYYKIVRWLRPFISINNL
- a CDS encoding AAA family ATPase, which encodes MSDSKAKNKKPTEAKKSLLRERAEKQFTQELEELAKVDNRQHPRSWNLSPWAVTKYVSGRKLKNGFEVSPKGIGDRRIIEIAVATLTTDRALLLIGVPDTGKSWASEHLAGAISSDSTLLIEGTAGTSEEAIGYGWNCARLLADGPSMQALVASPLMRAMEDGKIARVEELTCIPADVQDTLITAVVEKTLPIREMGEEVQATKGFSVIATANDRSKGVDNLSSALKRRFNTVALPLPKRVEEEVDIVQRSVARLERAWELPAEPPALAEVRRIVTIFRELRSGVTADGKTKIKSPSSTLSTGEAISVVNSGLALEADFGDGYLRAGDVASGLIGAVIKDPVQDRVVWREYLETVAKEREGWKDLYRTCREGG